From Pararhodobacter zhoushanensis, the proteins below share one genomic window:
- the murC gene encoding UDP-N-acetylmuramate--L-alanine ligase, with protein MTRLMLPPGLGPIHFIGIGGIGMSGIAEILLGEGFAVQGSDAKGSAITERLAGLGAVIHVGHDAAHVAGAAVIVASTAIKQSNPEMAEARRLGLPVVRRAEMLAELMRLRRNISIAGTHGKTTTTTMMAAMLDAGGFDATVVNGGVIHAYGSNARAGAGDWMVVEADESDGSFNLLPTQIAVVTNIDPEHLEHWGSFDALRAGFDRFVQSIPFYGLAVLCTDHAEVAALAERVHDRNVVTFGFNGGADVRAEGLRYEKGKAIFDVALGHGAECRKIESLTLPMPGDHNVSNALSAVAVGLHLGMSDDAIRAALAGFAGVGRRFTRVGEVNGVTVIDDYGHHPVEIAAVIKAARQALGGTGRVIAVHQPHRFTRLSALFDEFATCFDGADVVAIAEVYSAGEEPIAGVDRDSLVAAITAHGHKSAHALLREADLEALVRAEAQPGDMVVCLGAGTISAWAQALPGRLAKG; from the coding sequence ATGACGCGCTTGATGCTTCCGCCGGGTCTGGGCCCGATCCATTTCATCGGCATTGGCGGGATCGGCATGTCCGGCATCGCCGAAATCCTGCTGGGCGAGGGGTTCGCCGTGCAGGGATCGGACGCCAAGGGCAGCGCGATCACCGAACGGCTGGCCGGTCTGGGCGCGGTGATCCATGTCGGGCACGATGCGGCGCATGTGGCGGGGGCGGCGGTGATCGTCGCTTCGACCGCGATCAAGCAAAGCAATCCCGAGATGGCCGAGGCGCGGCGTCTGGGGCTGCCGGTGGTGCGGCGGGCGGAAATGCTGGCCGAACTCATGCGGTTGCGGCGCAACATCTCCATTGCGGGCACGCATGGCAAAACCACCACGACGACGATGATGGCGGCGATGCTGGATGCGGGCGGGTTTGACGCGACGGTGGTCAATGGCGGGGTGATCCACGCCTACGGCTCGAACGCGCGGGCCGGGGCGGGTGACTGGATGGTGGTCGAGGCGGATGAGAGCGACGGCTCGTTCAACCTGTTGCCGACGCAGATTGCCGTGGTGACCAACATCGACCCGGAACATCTTGAACACTGGGGCAGTTTCGACGCTCTGCGCGCCGGGTTCGACCGCTTTGTGCAGAGCATTCCGTTCTATGGGCTTGCGGTGCTGTGCACCGACCATGCCGAAGTGGCAGCTCTGGCTGAGCGGGTGCATGACCGAAACGTCGTGACCTTCGGTTTCAATGGCGGCGCGGATGTGCGGGCTGAGGGTTTGAGGTACGAAAAGGGTAAGGCAATCTTTGATGTAGCGCTGGGACACGGTGCAGAATGTCGGAAAATTGAAAGTCTGACACTTCCAATGCCGGGTGATCACAATGTCTCGAACGCGCTGAGCGCGGTGGCGGTGGGCTTGCATCTGGGGATGAGCGACGACGCCATCCGCGCCGCACTGGCCGGGTTCGCCGGGGTCGGGCGGCGGTTTACGCGGGTCGGGGAGGTGAACGGCGTCACGGTGATCGACGATTACGGCCACCATCCGGTTGAAATTGCGGCCGTTATCAAGGCGGCGCGGCAGGCACTGGGCGGTACCGGGCGGGTGATCGCGGTGCATCAGCCGCACCGCTTCACGCGGCTGAGCGCGCTTTTTGATGAGTTTGCCACCTGCTTTGATGGTGCCGATGTCGTCGCAATCGCCGAGGTCTATTCGGCGGGCGAAGAGCCGATTGCCGGGGTGGATCGCGACAGTCTTGTCGCGGCGATCACGGCGCACGGCCATAAATCCGCCCACGCGCTTTTGCGCGAGGCAGATCTTGAGGCGCTGGTGCGGGCCGAGGCGCAGCCGGGTGACATGGTTGTCTGTCTGGGTGCCGGGACGATCAGCGCCTGGGCGCAGGCGCTGCCCGGGCGGTTGGCCAAGGGGTAA